One segment of Solanum lycopersicum chromosome 1, SLM_r2.1 DNA contains the following:
- the LOC101247670 gene encoding uncharacterized protein isoform X1 yields MEKISRLKHLFVTVFLSNFAFNVVTPAITDITMDAICPSQDKCSLAIYLSGFQQAIIGLGSMLMMPLIGNLSDVYGRKTLLTIPVTLLIFPSVIMAYRRTTNYFYAYYVMRTLTGMLSDTGIQCISIAYAADCMSEENRASAIATLAGVGSAAFLCSNFVVRFLSTAQIFLVSSISSSAALLYMTIFLKDNINNYDALNQSILANHQSDHSEGTTVHQIINLLNTSTTLLLATLISILYGLGEGGIQSPFLYFLRARFQYNKDNFSMLMLICYGGTTFSQLILLPKLARIIREETILSLALIAGFSNMLIDSIAWAAWVPYVVALFPMFFFLAKPALQSIVSKQVGPNEQGIAQGCLSGVGSFANILSPFIFSPLTDLFLSERAPFDYPGFSMLCIGLAWLIAIIPSMMISWFGTYNSRHKIRDVLC; encoded by the exons ATGGAAAAGATTAGCCGTTTGAAACACTTATTTGTGACCGTGTTTCTCTCAAATTTTGCATTTAATGTGGTGACTCCAGCAATTACTGATATCACTATGGATGCAATTTGTCCTTCTCAAGACAAGTGTTCTCTTGCTATTTATCTTTCTGGTTTCCAACAAGCT ATTATTGGATTGGGATCAATGTTGATGATGCCCCTAATTGGAAATCTATCAGATGTTTATGGAAGGAAAACTTTGCTCACAATTCCAGTCACACTCTTGATTTTTCCTTCAG TGATAATGGCATACAGGAGGACCACAAACTATTTTTATGCTTACTATGTGATGAGGACGTTGACTGGCATGCTCAGTGATACTGGCATTCAATGCATCTCCATTGCTTATGCG GCTGATTGTATGTCAGAGGAGAATCGCGCTTCTGCTATCGCAACTCTGGCGGGTGTAGGCTCTGCTGCATTTTTATGCTCTAACTTTGTTGTTCGTTTCCTTTCGACTGCACAAATATTTCTG GTGTCATCAATTTCTTCATCAGCTGCGCTATTATACATGACAATATTCCTAAAGGACAACATTAACAACTACGATGCTCTCAATCAATCCATATTAGCCAACCATCAAAGTGACCACTCAGAGGGAACAACAGTTCACCAAATTATTAACTTGCTCAACACTAG tACCACACTTTTATTGGCAACATTAATTTCAATCTTATATGGTCTTGGCGAGGGTGGAATACAATCACCATTTCTG TACTTCTTAAGGGCTCGATTTCAATACAACAAAGACAATTTTTCTATGCTAATGCTTATTTGCTACGGCGGGACAACATTTTCTCAA TTAATCTTATTGCCCAAGTTGGCTCGTATAATCAGAGAAGAGACAATACTTTCCTTGGCACTCATAGCTGGTTTTAGCAAT ATGCTAATAGATAGCATTGCATGGGCAGCTTGG GTTCCTTATGTAGTTGCTTTGTTTCCTATGTTTTTCTTCCTAGCAAAACCAGCT ttaCAAAGCATTGTTTCAAAACAAGTTGGGCCAAACGAACAG GGGATTGCTCAAGGGTGCCTTTCTGGCGTAGGTTCCTTTGCAAACATTCTCTCTCCATTTATATTTAGTCCTTTGACAG ATCTTTTCTTATCTGAGAGAGCTCCATTTGATTATCCTGGTTTTAGTATGTTGTGCATCGGCCTTGCTTGG TTAATAGCAATTATACCTAGCATGATGATAAGCTGGTTTGGTACCTATAATTCAAGACACAAAATCAGGGATGTCCTTTGCTAG
- the LOC101247670 gene encoding uncharacterized protein isoform X2 translates to MEKISRLKHLFVTVFLSNFAFNVVTPAITDITMDAICPSQDKCSLAIYLSGFQQAIIGLGSMLMMPLIGNLSDVYGRKTLLTIPVTLLIFPSVIMAYRRTTNYFYAYYVMRTLTGMLSDTGIQCISIAYAADCMSEENRASAIATLAGVGSAAFLCSNFVVRFLSTAQIFLVSSISSSAALLYMTIFLKDNINNYDALNQSILANHQSDHSEGTTVHQIINLLNTSTTLLLATLISILYGLGEGGIQSPFLLILLPKLARIIREETILSLALIAGFSNMLIDSIAWAAWVPYVVALFPMFFFLAKPALQSIVSKQVGPNEQGIAQGCLSGVGSFANILSPFIFSPLTDLFLSERAPFDYPGFSMLCIGLAWLIAIIPSMMISWFGTYNSRHKIRDVLC, encoded by the exons ATGGAAAAGATTAGCCGTTTGAAACACTTATTTGTGACCGTGTTTCTCTCAAATTTTGCATTTAATGTGGTGACTCCAGCAATTACTGATATCACTATGGATGCAATTTGTCCTTCTCAAGACAAGTGTTCTCTTGCTATTTATCTTTCTGGTTTCCAACAAGCT ATTATTGGATTGGGATCAATGTTGATGATGCCCCTAATTGGAAATCTATCAGATGTTTATGGAAGGAAAACTTTGCTCACAATTCCAGTCACACTCTTGATTTTTCCTTCAG TGATAATGGCATACAGGAGGACCACAAACTATTTTTATGCTTACTATGTGATGAGGACGTTGACTGGCATGCTCAGTGATACTGGCATTCAATGCATCTCCATTGCTTATGCG GCTGATTGTATGTCAGAGGAGAATCGCGCTTCTGCTATCGCAACTCTGGCGGGTGTAGGCTCTGCTGCATTTTTATGCTCTAACTTTGTTGTTCGTTTCCTTTCGACTGCACAAATATTTCTG GTGTCATCAATTTCTTCATCAGCTGCGCTATTATACATGACAATATTCCTAAAGGACAACATTAACAACTACGATGCTCTCAATCAATCCATATTAGCCAACCATCAAAGTGACCACTCAGAGGGAACAACAGTTCACCAAATTATTAACTTGCTCAACACTAG tACCACACTTTTATTGGCAACATTAATTTCAATCTTATATGGTCTTGGCGAGGGTGGAATACAATCACCATTTCTG TTAATCTTATTGCCCAAGTTGGCTCGTATAATCAGAGAAGAGACAATACTTTCCTTGGCACTCATAGCTGGTTTTAGCAAT ATGCTAATAGATAGCATTGCATGGGCAGCTTGG GTTCCTTATGTAGTTGCTTTGTTTCCTATGTTTTTCTTCCTAGCAAAACCAGCT ttaCAAAGCATTGTTTCAAAACAAGTTGGGCCAAACGAACAG GGGATTGCTCAAGGGTGCCTTTCTGGCGTAGGTTCCTTTGCAAACATTCTCTCTCCATTTATATTTAGTCCTTTGACAG ATCTTTTCTTATCTGAGAGAGCTCCATTTGATTATCCTGGTTTTAGTATGTTGTGCATCGGCCTTGCTTGG TTAATAGCAATTATACCTAGCATGATGATAAGCTGGTTTGGTACCTATAATTCAAGACACAAAATCAGGGATGTCCTTTGCTAG
- the LOC101247670 gene encoding uncharacterized protein isoform X4, with the protein MEKISRLKHLFVTVFLSNFAFNVVTPAITDITMDAICPSQDKCSLAIYLSGFQQAIIGLGSMLMMPLIGNLSDVYGRKTLLTIPVTLLIFPSVIMAYRRTTNYFYAYYVMRTLTGMLSDTGIQCISIAYAADCMSEENRASAIATLAGVGSAAFLCSNFVVRFLSTAQIFLVSSISSSAALLYMTIFLKDNINNYDALNQSILANHQSDHSEGTTVHQIINLLNTSTTLLLATLISILYGLGEGGIQSPFLMLIDSIAWAAWVPYVVALFPMFFFLAKPALQSIVSKQVGPNEQGIAQGCLSGVGSFANILSPFIFSPLTDLFLSERAPFDYPGFSMLCIGLAWLIAIIPSMMISWFGTYNSRHKIRDVLC; encoded by the exons ATGGAAAAGATTAGCCGTTTGAAACACTTATTTGTGACCGTGTTTCTCTCAAATTTTGCATTTAATGTGGTGACTCCAGCAATTACTGATATCACTATGGATGCAATTTGTCCTTCTCAAGACAAGTGTTCTCTTGCTATTTATCTTTCTGGTTTCCAACAAGCT ATTATTGGATTGGGATCAATGTTGATGATGCCCCTAATTGGAAATCTATCAGATGTTTATGGAAGGAAAACTTTGCTCACAATTCCAGTCACACTCTTGATTTTTCCTTCAG TGATAATGGCATACAGGAGGACCACAAACTATTTTTATGCTTACTATGTGATGAGGACGTTGACTGGCATGCTCAGTGATACTGGCATTCAATGCATCTCCATTGCTTATGCG GCTGATTGTATGTCAGAGGAGAATCGCGCTTCTGCTATCGCAACTCTGGCGGGTGTAGGCTCTGCTGCATTTTTATGCTCTAACTTTGTTGTTCGTTTCCTTTCGACTGCACAAATATTTCTG GTGTCATCAATTTCTTCATCAGCTGCGCTATTATACATGACAATATTCCTAAAGGACAACATTAACAACTACGATGCTCTCAATCAATCCATATTAGCCAACCATCAAAGTGACCACTCAGAGGGAACAACAGTTCACCAAATTATTAACTTGCTCAACACTAG tACCACACTTTTATTGGCAACATTAATTTCAATCTTATATGGTCTTGGCGAGGGTGGAATACAATCACCATTTCTG ATGCTAATAGATAGCATTGCATGGGCAGCTTGG GTTCCTTATGTAGTTGCTTTGTTTCCTATGTTTTTCTTCCTAGCAAAACCAGCT ttaCAAAGCATTGTTTCAAAACAAGTTGGGCCAAACGAACAG GGGATTGCTCAAGGGTGCCTTTCTGGCGTAGGTTCCTTTGCAAACATTCTCTCTCCATTTATATTTAGTCCTTTGACAG ATCTTTTCTTATCTGAGAGAGCTCCATTTGATTATCCTGGTTTTAGTATGTTGTGCATCGGCCTTGCTTGG TTAATAGCAATTATACCTAGCATGATGATAAGCTGGTTTGGTACCTATAATTCAAGACACAAAATCAGGGATGTCCTTTGCTAG
- the LOC101247670 gene encoding uncharacterized protein isoform X3, with product MEKISRLKHLFVTVFLSNFAFNVVTPAITDITMDAICPSQDKCSLAIYLSGFQQAIIGLGSMLMMPLIGNLSDVYGRKTLLTIPVTLLIFPSVIMAYRRTTNYFYAYYVMRTLTGMLSDTGIQCISIAYAADCMSEENRASAIATLAGVGSAAFLCSNFVVRFLSTAQIFLVSSISSSAALLYMTIFLKDNINNYDALNQSILANHQSDHSEGTTVHQIINLLNTSTTLLLATLISILYGLGEGGIQSPFLYFLRARFQYNKDNFSMLMLICYGGTTFSQLILLPKLARIIREETILSLALIAGFSNMLIDSIAWAAWVPYVVALFPMFFFLAKPALQSIVSKQVGPNEQIFSYLRELHLIILVLVCCASALLG from the exons ATGGAAAAGATTAGCCGTTTGAAACACTTATTTGTGACCGTGTTTCTCTCAAATTTTGCATTTAATGTGGTGACTCCAGCAATTACTGATATCACTATGGATGCAATTTGTCCTTCTCAAGACAAGTGTTCTCTTGCTATTTATCTTTCTGGTTTCCAACAAGCT ATTATTGGATTGGGATCAATGTTGATGATGCCCCTAATTGGAAATCTATCAGATGTTTATGGAAGGAAAACTTTGCTCACAATTCCAGTCACACTCTTGATTTTTCCTTCAG TGATAATGGCATACAGGAGGACCACAAACTATTTTTATGCTTACTATGTGATGAGGACGTTGACTGGCATGCTCAGTGATACTGGCATTCAATGCATCTCCATTGCTTATGCG GCTGATTGTATGTCAGAGGAGAATCGCGCTTCTGCTATCGCAACTCTGGCGGGTGTAGGCTCTGCTGCATTTTTATGCTCTAACTTTGTTGTTCGTTTCCTTTCGACTGCACAAATATTTCTG GTGTCATCAATTTCTTCATCAGCTGCGCTATTATACATGACAATATTCCTAAAGGACAACATTAACAACTACGATGCTCTCAATCAATCCATATTAGCCAACCATCAAAGTGACCACTCAGAGGGAACAACAGTTCACCAAATTATTAACTTGCTCAACACTAG tACCACACTTTTATTGGCAACATTAATTTCAATCTTATATGGTCTTGGCGAGGGTGGAATACAATCACCATTTCTG TACTTCTTAAGGGCTCGATTTCAATACAACAAAGACAATTTTTCTATGCTAATGCTTATTTGCTACGGCGGGACAACATTTTCTCAA TTAATCTTATTGCCCAAGTTGGCTCGTATAATCAGAGAAGAGACAATACTTTCCTTGGCACTCATAGCTGGTTTTAGCAAT ATGCTAATAGATAGCATTGCATGGGCAGCTTGG GTTCCTTATGTAGTTGCTTTGTTTCCTATGTTTTTCTTCCTAGCAAAACCAGCT ttaCAAAGCATTGTTTCAAAACAAGTTGGGCCAAACGAACAG ATCTTTTCTTATCTGAGAGAGCTCCATTTGATTATCCTGGTTTTAGTATGTTGTGCATCGGCCTTGCTTGG TTAA
- the LOC101247670 gene encoding uncharacterized protein isoform X5 yields the protein MEKISRLKHLFVTVFLSNFAFNVVTPAITDITMDAICPSQDKCSLAIYLSGFQQAIIGLGSMLMMPLIGNLSDVYGRKTLLTIPVTLLIFPSVIMAYRRTTNYFYAYYVMRTLTGMLSDTGIQCISIAYAADCMSEENRASAIATLAGVGSAAFLCSNFVVRFLSTAQIFLVSSISSSAALLYMTIFLKDNINNYDALNQSILANHQSDHSEGTTVHQIINLLNTSTTLLLATLISILYGLGEGGIQSPFLLILLPKLARIIREETILSLALIAGFSNMLIDSIAWAAWVPYVVALFPMFFFLAKPALQSIVSKQVGPNEQIFSYLRELHLIILVLVCCASALLG from the exons ATGGAAAAGATTAGCCGTTTGAAACACTTATTTGTGACCGTGTTTCTCTCAAATTTTGCATTTAATGTGGTGACTCCAGCAATTACTGATATCACTATGGATGCAATTTGTCCTTCTCAAGACAAGTGTTCTCTTGCTATTTATCTTTCTGGTTTCCAACAAGCT ATTATTGGATTGGGATCAATGTTGATGATGCCCCTAATTGGAAATCTATCAGATGTTTATGGAAGGAAAACTTTGCTCACAATTCCAGTCACACTCTTGATTTTTCCTTCAG TGATAATGGCATACAGGAGGACCACAAACTATTTTTATGCTTACTATGTGATGAGGACGTTGACTGGCATGCTCAGTGATACTGGCATTCAATGCATCTCCATTGCTTATGCG GCTGATTGTATGTCAGAGGAGAATCGCGCTTCTGCTATCGCAACTCTGGCGGGTGTAGGCTCTGCTGCATTTTTATGCTCTAACTTTGTTGTTCGTTTCCTTTCGACTGCACAAATATTTCTG GTGTCATCAATTTCTTCATCAGCTGCGCTATTATACATGACAATATTCCTAAAGGACAACATTAACAACTACGATGCTCTCAATCAATCCATATTAGCCAACCATCAAAGTGACCACTCAGAGGGAACAACAGTTCACCAAATTATTAACTTGCTCAACACTAG tACCACACTTTTATTGGCAACATTAATTTCAATCTTATATGGTCTTGGCGAGGGTGGAATACAATCACCATTTCTG TTAATCTTATTGCCCAAGTTGGCTCGTATAATCAGAGAAGAGACAATACTTTCCTTGGCACTCATAGCTGGTTTTAGCAAT ATGCTAATAGATAGCATTGCATGGGCAGCTTGG GTTCCTTATGTAGTTGCTTTGTTTCCTATGTTTTTCTTCCTAGCAAAACCAGCT ttaCAAAGCATTGTTTCAAAACAAGTTGGGCCAAACGAACAG ATCTTTTCTTATCTGAGAGAGCTCCATTTGATTATCCTGGTTTTAGTATGTTGTGCATCGGCCTTGCTTGG TTAA
- the LOC101247670 gene encoding uncharacterized protein isoform X6 translates to MEKISRLKHLFVTVFLSNFAFNVVTPAITDITMDAICPSQDKCSLAIYLSGFQQAIIGLGSMLMMPLIGNLSDVYGRKTLLTIPVTLLIFPSVIMAYRRTTNYFYAYYVMRTLTGMLSDTGIQCISIAYAADCMSEENRASAIATLAGVGSAAFLCSNFVVRFLSTAQIFLVSSISSSAALLYMTIFLKDNINNYDALNQSILANHQSDHSEGTTVHQIINLLNTSTTLLLATLISILYGLGEGGIQSPFLMLIDSIAWAAWVPYVVALFPMFFFLAKPALQSIVSKQVGPNEQIFSYLRELHLIILVLVCCASALLG, encoded by the exons ATGGAAAAGATTAGCCGTTTGAAACACTTATTTGTGACCGTGTTTCTCTCAAATTTTGCATTTAATGTGGTGACTCCAGCAATTACTGATATCACTATGGATGCAATTTGTCCTTCTCAAGACAAGTGTTCTCTTGCTATTTATCTTTCTGGTTTCCAACAAGCT ATTATTGGATTGGGATCAATGTTGATGATGCCCCTAATTGGAAATCTATCAGATGTTTATGGAAGGAAAACTTTGCTCACAATTCCAGTCACACTCTTGATTTTTCCTTCAG TGATAATGGCATACAGGAGGACCACAAACTATTTTTATGCTTACTATGTGATGAGGACGTTGACTGGCATGCTCAGTGATACTGGCATTCAATGCATCTCCATTGCTTATGCG GCTGATTGTATGTCAGAGGAGAATCGCGCTTCTGCTATCGCAACTCTGGCGGGTGTAGGCTCTGCTGCATTTTTATGCTCTAACTTTGTTGTTCGTTTCCTTTCGACTGCACAAATATTTCTG GTGTCATCAATTTCTTCATCAGCTGCGCTATTATACATGACAATATTCCTAAAGGACAACATTAACAACTACGATGCTCTCAATCAATCCATATTAGCCAACCATCAAAGTGACCACTCAGAGGGAACAACAGTTCACCAAATTATTAACTTGCTCAACACTAG tACCACACTTTTATTGGCAACATTAATTTCAATCTTATATGGTCTTGGCGAGGGTGGAATACAATCACCATTTCTG ATGCTAATAGATAGCATTGCATGGGCAGCTTGG GTTCCTTATGTAGTTGCTTTGTTTCCTATGTTTTTCTTCCTAGCAAAACCAGCT ttaCAAAGCATTGTTTCAAAACAAGTTGGGCCAAACGAACAG ATCTTTTCTTATCTGAGAGAGCTCCATTTGATTATCCTGGTTTTAGTATGTTGTGCATCGGCCTTGCTTGG TTAA